The genomic region AATACGATTGTGGAATCCCCTGCAGTCTGCCCACTTCATAATTATTTCTCTAATCCCTATTGTCTTTGAGGTAATTAAAGCTCACACTCTCGGTGGGGTTTTGTAGCTTCAACATCCTATACCCCTTCCTCTAGATCTCGTCGAGGATTAACCCGAGAAATCACTAAAATAAGGAAAATCACATGAATAAAAGCTTTAATCCGATACTATCAGGAGCAATCGGCATGCTTCTCCTGAGTTTCAGCGGCTTAGTCAGTGCAGAAACGTCCGTTTTAAGTGAAGCGCGTGTGGTCGCGCAGTATAATTACATCATTCATATCTTGGCCATGCTGTTGATTGGTTTCGGTTTTCTAATGGTATTTGTGCGCCGTTATGGCTTTGGCGCGGTAACCGGCACCTATTTGGTTGTTGCCGTGGGACTTCCACTCTACATTCTGTTGCGCGCAAACGGTATTTTCGGACACCAGTTATCGCCGCATACCCTTGACTCGCTGTTGTTCGCGGAATTATCCGTTGCTACAACCCTGATCGCCATGGGTGCGGTATTGGGCCGTTTACGCGTATTTCAATATGCTCTGTTGGCACTGTTAGTTGTTCCGCTTTATCTTCTGAACGAATGGATTGTGCTCGATGATGCCATCGGCTATACCACGGGATTCCAGGATACCGCCGGTTCAATGGTCATTCATGCTTTCGGTGCTTATTTCGGATTGAGTATGTCCATTGTTTTAACCACCGAGTATCAGCGCAGCAAACTGATCGAATCGGATCATACTTCGGATCGATTCGCCATGTTGGGTTCCATGGTGCTATGGTTGTTTTGGCCAAGCTTTGCCACTGCGTTAGTGCCATTAGAAAACATGCCGCAAACCGTGGCCAACACCCTGTTGGCATTGTGCGGCGCGACCATCGCCACTTATTTCCTGAGTTCCAAACTGCATCACGGCAAAACCTCCATGGTGGATATGGCTAATGCCGCGCTGGCCGGCGGCGTGGCTATCGGTTCCGTATGCGATGTCGTATCGCCTACCGGCGCTTTCGGTATCGGTTTGCTTGCTGGAATACTTTCTGTTCTAGGTTATGTGTTTTTGCAACCGTTACTGGAATCGAAATTTAAAATCGTGGATACCTGCGGTGTGCATAATTTGCACGGAATGCCCGGATTATTAGGTGGCCTGAGTGCGTTCCTGGTCGTTCCCGGCATCGCCATCGGACAGTTTAATGGCATCATGATTACGCTTATCATCGCGATTGTCGGCGGTTTGATCGCAGGTGCCATTATCAAGGCAACCGGCACCACACGTGAGCCTTATGAAGATAGCGTGGAATTTACACACCTTGCAGGCCCGGAAACAGAAAAACTTCCGGAGCAGCTACAAACGCGCGTCGAAGCTCTGGAAATTCAAAGTGCTGCGGCTAAACCGCACGCTCCGATGGAATCTCCTGAGACTAAAGCATTAATTGCAAGATTGGAATTGCGGGTTATGACGTTAGAAAGCAACATTGCCGCGACGCAAAACCGTGAGACCGGAGAGAAACCGGAATCCATTTCATAATTCTTTCTATTGAGCGCCCCCGAATTTATTACGGGGCGCTCGACAAGATGGGAAACTACTATTTCACCCGTACGGTTTAAAAACTTCTGTGCCCGGATAGTATGTCTTTCCCCATTCCACTAGCGCTTGCAAGACCTGCCTTAGATCCTCCCCCTTTTTTGTCAGCACATATTCGTGTCGTACCGGGTTTTTCTGATATACCTGCTGCGTTAAAAAACCGGTGGCTTCCAGTTTCTTAAGCCGATTTGCCAATATATTGGTAGCAATTTGCTCAGGTGATTCGAGGAATTCTTGATAACGCTTTTTACCCAACAACAAGTCCCGGATAATCAATAAAGTCCATTTGTCCCCTAAATGATCCAAAGCGCAGGCTATCGGACAACAAGATCGTTCGTGGTTTTGTTCGTCATGATCAACCATCGGTCATTAATCTCTATGATATAAAAAAAGTGAATTACACAATACCTTCGCAGTCACTTGCCATTAACAAGTTTATGCGATAAAGTTACTTGCATTATACAAGCAAACACTCGATTAATCACACTTAAGGTTGTAGACATGCTGAAGCTTTATCAATTTGAACGTACTTGGGGTATCCCGAATTTAAGTCCTTTCTGCTGCAAAATAGAAACTTACTTGCGAATGGCTGAAATTGATTATCAGATTGTACCTGTATTGCCGCTAGGGGCGCCCAAAGGAAAATTGCCTTACATTGAAGACAGCGGCAGATCCATTGGAGATTCGCGTTTCATCATCACTTATTTAAAATCTTCTTATCAAAATCTGGATAAAGCATTGAACAATGCCGAACTGGCAATATCGGTTGCTATGCAGCGCTTACTCGAGGAGCATCTGTTCTGGGCCGCACTTTATTCACGCTGGCAATACACGGACGAAAACTGGCAAATCAACAAGCAGGCTATTTTTGGTGGATTGCCACCCGTCCTTAGGGATGTCATCGCCCATCGCACGCGCCGGAAAATCCAGCGACAAATTTACGGTCATGGCACCGGCAGACACCAAGCGGAGGAAATTTTCGCGCTCGGCAAGCAAGATATCGATGCGTTATCTGCAACACTAGATGACAAAAAATATTTCCTGGGCGATCAACCCACAACACTCGATGCATCCGCATTCGGACTCCTCATCAATATTATCGATTGTCCCATCGAATCGCCGCTTAAAGAATACGGGTTAGCAAAAAAGAATTTGATCGATTACGTTGATCGGATCAAGCACGAGTTTTATCCCAACTTATAAAGCATTTACTCTGAACTCGCAGTAGTAACAGGCCAGGATAAAATTTAAGCTCAGCCGCATTCCGATTGATCGGTATCCGCTGCTGCAAAGGCTGCAAATGGCAGATCAATCCGATTAAAATATTAATAGGATCATTGGCATATTTCCACCAGGACGGGCACAGTTATCGATCCGACAATGTGTACAAGGAGAAAAATCATGAAACTGTTGA from Nitrosomonas ureae harbors:
- a CDS encoding ammonium transporter, encoding MNKSFNPILSGAIGMLLLSFSGLVSAETSVLSEARVVAQYNYIIHILAMLLIGFGFLMVFVRRYGFGAVTGTYLVVAVGLPLYILLRANGIFGHQLSPHTLDSLLFAELSVATTLIAMGAVLGRLRVFQYALLALLVVPLYLLNEWIVLDDAIGYTTGFQDTAGSMVIHAFGAYFGLSMSIVLTTEYQRSKLIESDHTSDRFAMLGSMVLWLFWPSFATALVPLENMPQTVANTLLALCGATIATYFLSSKLHHGKTSMVDMANAALAGGVAIGSVCDVVSPTGAFGIGLLAGILSVLGYVFLQPLLESKFKIVDTCGVHNLHGMPGLLGGLSAFLVVPGIAIGQFNGIMITLIIAIVGGLIAGAIIKATGTTREPYEDSVEFTHLAGPETEKLPEQLQTRVEALEIQSAAAKPHAPMESPETKALIARLELRVMTLESNIAATQNRETGEKPESIS
- a CDS encoding winged helix-turn-helix transcriptional regulator; this encodes MVDHDEQNHERSCCPIACALDHLGDKWTLLIIRDLLLGKKRYQEFLESPEQIATNILANRLKKLEATGFLTQQVYQKNPVRHEYVLTKKGEDLRQVLQALVEWGKTYYPGTEVFKPYG
- a CDS encoding glutathione S-transferase family protein, giving the protein MLKLYQFERTWGIPNLSPFCCKIETYLRMAEIDYQIVPVLPLGAPKGKLPYIEDSGRSIGDSRFIITYLKSSYQNLDKALNNAELAISVAMQRLLEEHLFWAALYSRWQYTDENWQINKQAIFGGLPPVLRDVIAHRTRRKIQRQIYGHGTGRHQAEEIFALGKQDIDALSATLDDKKYFLGDQPTTLDASAFGLLINIIDCPIESPLKEYGLAKKNLIDYVDRIKHEFYPNL